A single region of the Streptomyces sp. NBC_01803 genome encodes:
- a CDS encoding polysialyltransferase family glycosyltransferase, which translates to MADTTRTTQIFEASTLYGAATLAAALDAGQFGPRGDARRVLLISNNAAVPETAADLREMAGWRRIAARFDTVIDWNETISPHHPGDWGPADRDAPIWERTLRRFWGLGDGRVELVVESVHAKPAAALATIFADADVHVYADGLMSYGPTRDRLPQDTAIRVQRLLHLDLVPGLRPLLLAEHSVPSEVVPDDAFRAVLDEISAEDRASDQEVPAPVAVILGQYLAALEILTPREEEALHERMLRGAAAAGFRAVVFKPHPTAPAHYSKVLEKAAADLGVRLTVLDTPMLAETVFERYRPGLVVGCFSTAMFTASAYYGVPIARVGTGLLLERIAPYQNSNRVPLTIVDALVPDLERRKAGEIVTERADAADAVGPLVRTVGYCMQGKLNPGLRDEAEAWLDAHLNEETWRYFKRARLTALALPGGFASGITRQLPGSGAALRIARRVRKATLRDAKTKR; encoded by the coding sequence ATGGCTGACACCACGCGCACCACCCAGATCTTCGAAGCCTCGACCCTGTACGGCGCGGCCACGCTCGCCGCGGCGCTGGACGCCGGCCAGTTCGGGCCGCGCGGCGACGCGCGCCGCGTGCTGCTCATCAGCAACAACGCGGCCGTTCCCGAAACGGCCGCCGACCTGCGCGAGATGGCCGGCTGGCGCCGCATCGCCGCCCGCTTCGACACCGTCATCGACTGGAACGAGACGATCAGCCCGCACCACCCCGGCGACTGGGGTCCGGCCGACCGCGACGCGCCGATATGGGAGCGGACGCTGCGCCGTTTCTGGGGCCTCGGGGACGGCCGCGTCGAGCTGGTCGTGGAGTCCGTGCACGCCAAGCCGGCCGCCGCGCTGGCCACGATCTTCGCCGACGCCGACGTGCACGTGTACGCGGACGGGCTGATGAGCTACGGCCCGACGCGCGACCGGCTGCCGCAGGACACCGCGATCCGCGTGCAGCGGCTGCTCCACCTCGACCTGGTGCCGGGGCTGCGCCCGCTGCTGCTGGCCGAGCACTCGGTGCCGTCCGAGGTCGTGCCCGACGACGCCTTCCGCGCCGTGCTGGACGAGATCAGCGCCGAGGACCGCGCCAGCGACCAGGAGGTGCCCGCGCCGGTAGCCGTGATCCTCGGCCAGTACCTGGCGGCGCTGGAGATCCTCACCCCGCGCGAGGAGGAGGCGCTGCACGAGCGGATGCTGCGCGGCGCCGCCGCCGCCGGATTCCGCGCGGTGGTGTTCAAGCCCCATCCGACCGCCCCCGCGCACTACTCGAAGGTGCTGGAGAAGGCGGCGGCCGACCTCGGTGTGCGGCTGACCGTGCTGGACACGCCGATGCTGGCGGAGACCGTCTTCGAGCGGTACCGGCCGGGGCTGGTGGTCGGGTGCTTCTCCACCGCGATGTTCACCGCGTCCGCGTACTACGGGGTGCCGATCGCCCGGGTCGGGACCGGACTCCTGCTGGAGCGGATCGCGCCGTATCAGAACAGCAACCGCGTCCCGCTCACCATCGTCGACGCCCTGGTGCCCGATCTGGAGCGGCGGAAGGCCGGGGAGATCGTCACCGAGCGGGCGGACGCGGCCGACGCCGTGGGGCCGCTGGTCCGGACCGTCGGGTACTGCATGCAGGGCAAGCTGAACCCGGGGCTGCGCGACGAGGCCGAGGCGTGGCTGGACGCCCACCTGAACGAGGAGACCTGGCGGTACTTCAAGCGGGCCAGGCTGACCGCGCTGGCCCTGCCGGGCGGCTTCGCCTCGGGCATCACGCGGCAGCTCCCCGGCTCGGGCGCGGCCCTGCGGATCGCGCGCCGGGTGCGGAAGGCGACCCTGCGCGACGCCAAGACCAAGCGGTAG
- a CDS encoding acyltransferase: protein MLPKTEPASAEPASAPAPAPAPDATAPAPSPLPDQSVPAPIPAPRSTPENEHRYDIDVMRLVASCAVILGHVSATFLTAVDREESNGRSAYWIGHIGDAINQFAVPMFFAMAGWAVLMGAPPRNSSRMWQRIRRNGVPLFVWTGAYLVWTWLRDRNDKPMTDLSVDALFGTVQPAYHLWFLYAYIPIIMALAFITLIRVGQRPWSLGIALVAIAGLPQALPTIGEVTGWQPPPVTWSFGTYSVVYAAAGALLFSLPGGLSPRYRKLMVPLFLLSAVGVLWYDTQIHYPIANAHPFTAVMTGALLLGVSRIRVPERWRPNLGKLAAAAMGAYMVHVFLVEEIVMRIVTEDVGPVDGSLLLIAMVLMTCVLSYGASLLWGRLGLRRFLG, encoded by the coding sequence ATGCTCCCCAAGACCGAACCCGCATCCGCCGAACCCGCATCCGCGCCCGCGCCCGCGCCCGCGCCCGACGCGACGGCACCGGCACCGTCGCCGCTACCGGACCAGAGCGTCCCCGCCCCGATTCCCGCGCCGCGCTCCACCCCGGAGAACGAGCACCGGTACGACATCGACGTGATGCGACTGGTCGCCTCCTGCGCCGTCATCCTGGGCCACGTCTCCGCTACCTTCCTCACGGCCGTGGACCGCGAGGAGTCCAACGGACGCTCGGCGTACTGGATCGGGCACATCGGCGACGCGATCAACCAGTTCGCGGTGCCGATGTTCTTCGCCATGGCGGGCTGGGCCGTGCTGATGGGCGCGCCGCCGAGGAACAGCTCGCGGATGTGGCAGCGGATCAGGCGCAACGGAGTGCCGCTGTTCGTCTGGACCGGCGCCTACCTCGTCTGGACCTGGCTGCGGGACCGCAACGACAAGCCGATGACCGACCTCTCCGTGGACGCGCTCTTCGGCACGGTGCAGCCCGCGTACCACCTCTGGTTCCTGTACGCGTACATCCCGATCATCATGGCGCTCGCCTTCATCACGCTCATCCGGGTCGGCCAGCGTCCCTGGAGCCTGGGCATCGCCCTGGTGGCGATCGCGGGCCTGCCGCAGGCGCTCCCGACGATCGGCGAGGTCACCGGCTGGCAGCCGCCGCCCGTCACCTGGAGCTTCGGGACATACTCGGTGGTCTACGCGGCGGCCGGCGCGCTGCTGTTCTCCCTGCCCGGCGGGCTGTCGCCGCGCTACCGCAAGCTGATGGTGCCGCTGTTCCTGCTGAGCGCGGTGGGCGTCCTGTGGTACGACACACAGATCCACTACCCGATCGCGAACGCGCACCCGTTCACCGCCGTCATGACGGGCGCTCTGCTGCTGGGGGTCAGCCGGATCCGCGTCCCGGAGCGGTGGCGCCCGAACCTCGGCAAGCTGGCCGCCGCGGCGATGGGGGCGTACATGGTGCACGTCTTCCTCGTTGAGGAGATCGTGATGCGGATCGTCACCGAGGACGTCGGCCCGGTCGACGGGAGCCTGCTGCTGATCGCCATGGTGCTGATGACCTGCGTGCTGTCCTACGGGGCCAGCCTGCTGTGGGGCCGCCTCGGCCTGCGGCGCTTCTTGGGTTGA
- a CDS encoding LmeA family phospholipid-binding protein — MSAFMALPRRALRRRGVRIALIVAAVVTGLTVAAEVAARAVVHGRISEAAGRSLDGEVEVKTGDGLALGSLAGRHLDWIEMRGDHARIGRVTDASVRVRLNDVRLDGLGSGSGGTVAATHAEVLVPTESLPALAGRADSGGGGGGGGGGLTVGAARADPASGTVVLDIGGGLGQVAVKPALREGRVAFEVTEASFLGMAVPGDLVERVAETLSDPTEHEEYPLALEATSVEVTEDGVEVLLDGGPAALETDGG; from the coding sequence GTGAGCGCGTTCATGGCCCTGCCGCGCCGGGCCCTGCGGCGGCGCGGGGTCCGGATCGCCCTGATCGTCGCGGCCGTGGTGACCGGGCTCACCGTGGCGGCCGAGGTGGCGGCCCGCGCGGTGGTGCACGGACGCATCTCCGAGGCGGCCGGCCGGAGCCTGGACGGCGAGGTCGAGGTGAAGACCGGCGACGGACTCGCGCTGGGCTCCCTCGCCGGGCGGCACCTGGACTGGATCGAGATGCGCGGCGACCACGCCAGGATCGGCCGGGTGACCGACGCCTCGGTCCGGGTCCGGCTGAACGACGTGCGCCTGGACGGGCTCGGCTCAGGCAGCGGCGGCACGGTGGCCGCCACCCACGCCGAGGTCCTGGTGCCCACCGAGTCGCTGCCCGCGCTGGCCGGCCGGGCGGACAGCGGCGGTGGCGGTGGCGGTGGCGGTGGCGGGCTGACGGTCGGCGCCGCCCGCGCGGACCCGGCCTCCGGCACCGTGGTGCTGGACATCGGCGGCGGGCTGGGCCAGGTGGCCGTGAAGCCCGCGTTGCGGGAGGGCCGCGTCGCGTTCGAGGTGACGGAGGCGTCGTTCCTGGGGATGGCGGTGCCGGGCGACCTGGTCGAGCGGGTGGCGGAGACGCTGTCCGACCCCACCGAGCACGAGGAGTACCCGCTGGCGCTGGAGGCGACCTCCGTCGAGGTCACCGAGGACGGCGTCGAGGTGCTGCTCGACGGCGGACCGGCCGCGCTGGAGACGGACGGCGGGTGA
- a CDS encoding L,D-transpeptidase family protein, which yields MRAALFRKSVLSAAAALATSALLLTGCSAEGQEASDQPSSEESTQEESPGPDDSEGGEDEETEEPAEEVVLGFGDESDQVRELQARLEQLGHFVAQPTGFYGDVTLGAVSEYQREAGLEVSGTVYESTWAALTDETETPTEEELHPPQQVLGYGDNSEQVRELQARLKQLGHFDENPTGYYGDVTTAAVRAYQESAGIEATGTVFEPTWAALTDETETPTEEEMFPPVEIPDVEPAQDLDERCMTGRVLCVSKTSSTLSWVIDGEVRMTVDVRFGAAETPTREGEFEVYWKSRNHHSTLYDSPMPYAMFFDGGQAVHYSQDFAANGYNGASHGCVNVRDEAAIAQLFDAVHEGDKVVVYW from the coding sequence ATGCGCGCCGCACTCTTTCGAAAGTCCGTCCTCTCCGCCGCCGCGGCGCTCGCCACAAGTGCCTTGCTGCTGACCGGTTGTTCCGCCGAGGGGCAGGAGGCGTCCGATCAGCCGTCGAGCGAGGAGTCCACGCAGGAGGAGTCGCCCGGCCCGGATGACTCCGAGGGCGGCGAGGACGAGGAGACCGAGGAGCCGGCCGAGGAGGTCGTTCTCGGCTTCGGCGACGAGTCGGACCAGGTGCGCGAGCTCCAGGCCCGGCTGGAGCAGCTCGGCCACTTCGTGGCCCAGCCCACCGGTTTCTACGGGGATGTGACGCTCGGCGCCGTCTCGGAGTACCAGCGGGAGGCGGGGCTCGAAGTCTCGGGCACGGTCTACGAGTCGACGTGGGCGGCGCTCACGGACGAGACCGAGACGCCCACCGAGGAGGAGCTGCACCCGCCGCAGCAGGTGCTGGGCTACGGGGACAACTCGGAGCAGGTGCGCGAGCTCCAGGCGCGGCTGAAGCAGCTCGGCCACTTCGACGAGAACCCCACGGGGTACTACGGGGACGTCACCACCGCCGCCGTCCGGGCATACCAGGAGTCGGCCGGGATCGAGGCCACCGGCACGGTCTTCGAGCCGACGTGGGCGGCGCTCACGGACGAGACCGAGACGCCCACCGAGGAGGAGATGTTCCCGCCGGTGGAGATCCCGGACGTGGAGCCCGCCCAGGACCTGGACGAGCGCTGCATGACCGGCCGGGTGCTCTGCGTCTCCAAGACTTCCAGCACGCTGTCGTGGGTGATCGACGGCGAGGTGCGGATGACGGTGGACGTGCGGTTCGGCGCCGCGGAGACGCCCACCCGCGAGGGCGAGTTCGAGGTGTACTGGAAGTCGCGCAACCACCACTCGACGCTGTACGACTCGCCGATGCCGTACGCGATGTTCTTCGACGGCGGCCAGGCCGTGCACTACTCGCAGGACTTCGCGGCCAACGGGTACAACGGCGCGTCCCACGGCTGTGTGAACGTGCGGGACGAGGCCGCCATCGCCCAGCTCTTCGACGCGGTGCACGAGGGCGACAAGGTCGTCGTCTACTGGTGA
- a CDS encoding ketopantoate reductase family protein: MRYIIIGAGAVGGAIGGRLHESGHDVVLVARGAHGRALRESGLRLNTPGRSLTLPIPVAEGPDEVHLRRDDVLVLAVKSQDSVAALDVWAARPVARGGTAGESLPVLTAQNGVVNETLALRRFRRVYGVCVWLPAQFLEPGQVTASAAPLTGMLHLGRFPGGVDDTARRVALDLERSRFLAPVVPDVMRWKYAKLLANLGNAIEALCGPIRQPPLTDLLARARAEGVAVLAAAGIAHASEAEQAEARGDRLEPRPVGGAERGGGSSWQSLRRGTGSIEADYLNGEIVLLGRTHGVATPVNELLQRQADDFARRGRPPGSLPVAELAEALAR, from the coding sequence ATGCGCTACATCATCATCGGAGCAGGGGCGGTCGGCGGAGCGATAGGCGGGCGGCTGCACGAGAGCGGACACGACGTCGTTCTCGTGGCCCGCGGCGCGCACGGGCGGGCGCTGCGGGAGAGCGGGCTGCGGCTCAACACCCCCGGCCGGTCACTGACCTTGCCGATCCCGGTGGCGGAGGGTCCGGACGAGGTCCACCTCCGCCGCGACGACGTGCTGGTGCTCGCCGTCAAGTCGCAGGACAGCGTGGCCGCCCTGGACGTCTGGGCGGCCCGCCCGGTGGCGCGAGGCGGCACGGCCGGCGAGTCGCTGCCCGTGCTGACCGCGCAGAACGGCGTGGTCAACGAGACGCTCGCGCTGCGGCGGTTCCGCCGGGTGTACGGCGTCTGCGTGTGGCTGCCCGCGCAGTTCCTGGAGCCGGGTCAGGTCACCGCGTCCGCCGCGCCGTTGACCGGGATGCTGCACCTCGGCCGCTTCCCCGGCGGTGTGGACGACACGGCCCGCCGGGTCGCCCTCGATCTGGAGAGGTCCCGTTTCCTGGCGCCCGTGGTGCCGGACGTGATGCGGTGGAAGTACGCCAAGCTGCTGGCGAACCTGGGCAACGCCATCGAGGCGCTCTGCGGCCCGATCCGGCAGCCGCCGCTGACCGATCTGCTGGCGCGGGCCCGCGCGGAGGGCGTCGCCGTGCTCGCGGCGGCCGGGATCGCGCACGCCTCGGAGGCCGAGCAGGCCGAGGCGCGCGGCGACCGGCTGGAGCCACGGCCGGTGGGGGGCGCCGAGCGGGGTGGCGGCTCCTCGTGGCAGAGCCTGCGCCGGGGCACGGGCTCGATCGAGGCCGACTACCTCAACGGCGAGATCGTGCTGCTCGGCCGGACCCACGGGGTGGCGACGCCGGTCAACGAGCTGCTCCAGCGGCAGGCCGACGACTTCGCCCGCCGCGGCCGCCCGCCCGGCTCACTGCCGGTCGCGGAGCTGGCCGAGGCACTGGCGCGCTGA
- a CDS encoding MarR family winged helix-turn-helix transcriptional regulator has protein sequence MSRADRLAEIRRFGPRHLASYALFNQAVADHLGLHPTDVQCLRLISMEPGPFTTRRVAEVTGVTSSAASRLLDRLERAGYLTRRRDEHDRRRTLVSLVPEAERRLESLWDYLGEAFEARFEDNSDEELAVVVEYMRRSIELANLQIERLRGLAPG, from the coding sequence ATGTCCCGAGCGGACCGGCTGGCGGAGATCCGGAGGTTCGGGCCTCGCCATCTCGCGTCGTACGCGCTGTTCAACCAGGCCGTGGCCGACCATCTGGGCCTGCATCCCACCGATGTGCAGTGCCTGCGGCTGATCTCGATGGAGCCCGGGCCGTTCACCACGCGCCGGGTCGCCGAAGTGACCGGCGTCACCAGCAGCGCCGCGAGCCGTCTCCTCGACCGGCTGGAGCGCGCCGGCTATCTGACCCGGCGGCGCGACGAGCACGACCGGCGGCGGACGCTGGTCAGCCTGGTCCCGGAGGCGGAGCGGCGGCTTGAGTCGCTCTGGGACTATCTGGGCGAGGCGTTCGAGGCCCGGTTCGAGGACAACTCCGACGAGGAGCTGGCCGTCGTCGTCGAGTACATGCGGCGCAGCATCGAGCTGGCGAACCTCCAGATCGAGCGGCTGCGCGGGCTGGCGCCCGGCTGA
- a CDS encoding DUF2277 domain-containing protein, with protein sequence MCRSIKTLRPPATTDVSDEDIRAAALQYVRKVSGFRAPAAHNRAVFEEAVAAVTAATQHLLDHLEVRGAGQTRSNGSA encoded by the coding sequence ATGTGCCGCAGCATCAAGACACTCCGCCCGCCCGCGACGACCGACGTGTCCGACGAGGACATCCGCGCGGCGGCCCTCCAGTACGTGCGCAAGGTGAGCGGCTTCAGGGCGCCGGCGGCGCACAACCGCGCGGTGTTCGAGGAGGCGGTGGCGGCGGTGACGGCCGCCACCCAGCACCTGCTGGACCACCTGGAGGTCAGGGGCGCCGGTCAGACCCGGTCGAACGGCTCGGCGTAG
- a CDS encoding GNAT family N-acetyltransferase yields the protein MIIRREVPGDHAAVRDVTAAAFGKADGAVPVEAVLLDELRECEGWLPALSLVAVAGEDVVGHVVCTRGHVGERAAVGLGPLSVRPGHQRRGVGLALVHAVLGAADALGEPFVALLGSPAYYGRFGFGAAAGYGIEAPDPAWGPYFQVRPLTAHDPAARGIFRYAEPFDRV from the coding sequence GTGATCATCAGACGTGAGGTTCCCGGGGATCATGCCGCTGTCCGTGACGTCACCGCCGCCGCCTTCGGCAAGGCGGACGGGGCGGTGCCGGTCGAGGCGGTGCTGCTGGACGAGTTGCGTGAGTGCGAGGGGTGGCTGCCCGCGCTGTCGCTCGTCGCCGTCGCGGGGGAGGATGTCGTCGGGCACGTGGTCTGCACGCGCGGCCACGTCGGGGAGCGGGCGGCCGTGGGGCTGGGACCGCTCAGCGTGCGGCCCGGACACCAGCGGCGCGGGGTGGGGCTCGCGCTGGTGCACGCCGTCCTCGGGGCGGCGGACGCGCTGGGGGAGCCGTTCGTCGCGCTGCTCGGCAGCCCGGCGTACTACGGCAGGTTCGGCTTCGGGGCCGCCGCCGGGTACGGCATCGAGGCGCCCGACCCCGCCTGGGGCCCGTACTTCCAGGTGCGCCCGCTGACCGCCCACGATCCGGCGGCGCGCGGGATCTTCCGCTACGCCGAGCCGTTCGACCGGGTCTGA